The Brachionichthys hirsutus isolate HB-005 chromosome 17, CSIRO-AGI_Bhir_v1, whole genome shotgun sequence genome segment AACATTCGCCTGAACCGGACcgagactctctctctctcccgtccCAAAAACCAAGCCATATTTTACAAGTCTTTATCAGACGTCTCCCGGACTCAGTCCTCCCTGGGCTCAGGAGGCAGAGACACGGCGTTCCTCGCCTCCCTTCCATTTGAGCCTCTGGATTTAGGGATAGCGTTATTAGCTCTGCAGAATCGCTCCCGCTGATTCCCACCGGGAACGGTCACGCATTACCGAAGCGGGAGCTCGTGCCAGCACCCACCTGAACGAATGACGTCTGAGTTGAAACCCGGCTCCTCTGCCGGTCCCCCCCGGGTTGTACTCCGCTGCAGCTCCAGGGGATTTGTTCATGGTGTGCTAGCCAAGATGGATGTCTCGTTTTTGGAGTTGGGATTGATTCCACTCAATCCCCGGATTGAGGTTTTGATGGCATCACTTTTCAGTGCATTGAGGGGGACGAAGCAcggaaggagaggaggatggaggaatCATGCAGGACATTCACGAGGAGCGATATCTCTGCGTGAGGGAGGCAGCGCTTTGACCTCGGTTCGGAGTGGCCGACAGGATGCCCACGGTTTCCTCCAAATGTTTTGCTCTCCCGTCTGAGGCGGGTTTGAAATTCCCTGGTAATACCCTCATCACGCCGGGAGAGACTCGATGGGATGGGAAAGGATGATGAAAACAATGCGGCGCCAAGAATGTGCCTTCGGTATTGCTCGGACGTCGGTGCGTGATTggggatttttttctttctttgtccgAGGCAGACAATGCTAAACCCCCTCGGGTGTGCGCGTCTTGAAGGAACCTTGCTCCCCATGGAAGGAAAGCCGCCACCTGATGGCCAGACAAAGCCGAGGTCGAGGGgtgaggggtcaaaggtcgggaGCGGAGGCCTCAAGTGTAAGAAAGCTGCTCTTATTAACTTGATGTCAAAGGATTAATGGGACTCGTTGCAGCAGATTTACAACGTTGGACTGACAGAAACATCTACTGTGTGGTAATGAAGGAACAGAACTCCCGCCGGAAGCTCCATCTGTTGCTGGTTTTGCACCTTTCGGGGCAGGAGAGAGAAGACAAACAGAATGTGTCTCACCGATGGGATGTGTTGCTGCACGGTGACGGGAAactccaaacacaaacacccgAAGCCTCGCTTGACTTTTGTCATGCAGAAGAAGCTCTTTGCTGCATAGGGAACTGAAAAGGAGGGTTTATGGGTAATAAAGAGGTCCATCATCGTGGCCTTTGGGTCTCTGACCGGCGTCCTCTCTGAAGTCCGACCCCCCCCCTTTATGCAGACCTGAATGGAGCACATTTACCGGCTTAAGTCAAGCGACGGCTGATTGTTTCTTTCAAGCCGCTTGCGTGTCTTCCTGTGTCGACAAAACACGATTAAGCTGCTGTGGCCGCCATGTTTAGCGCTTAACGCCCAAAGGCGTTGCAGCCGTGCTGGCGGATCTCGCTTTCTTCACCGCTGATTGAGTTTGTGTTCTTGGATCCGCTTTGAGGAACAGATTCCTGGTCCAAATTAAACAAGAACAGAAGTGATGAACTTATTGTGGTTTTAACGTGACTCCTCCCTTAACGGTCACTTAATAATAAAACCAGATCTACCACCGACCCAGTGACCCCTGTCTGCCCCTGCCTCTATATTACCCCCTCCCCTGGTGGCGTCTTCTCTTTTCTCACCACTCGCTTTTAGTGACCTCCATAAGTCAAACGACATCAATGGACAGCGGGATGAAAACAGACAAGAGGGTGCAGTACCACCAGAAGTCCCAGGGGGCGGTGTTGCCTCGATTTCAGGAAGCTAGGACATCTGGATGCAGCAAAGTCAAGAATGTTTAACAACTCCCCACGTGGGGAaattgtttttccatttcacaTTCAGATTGAAATAATATATACTCGAGCGCCCAGAAAGGAACTTCTggggtttggtgccttgctcatgGGGACCTCAGCAGCACTCAGGCAAACCGGCACCTCTCCAACCAGTCGAGTCCATAAAAGCATGTTTCGCCCAACGTGGGGctcgaacccacgaccctgagattaagagtctcatgctctaccGACTGAGCTAGCCGGGCTCGTCCGTGCTGTGATTCCCGATATCCCCGTCGTCATCCTCTCCGAGCTCATTGCCGACCTCCGGCTAATCCCTTCGTTCCAGCGGCAGCAAACGGATTTGAAGAATCCCTCATTCCTCGCTTGGCTTTCGCTCGAGGAGATAATACGATACACGCCGCCTCAAACTATCCAGAGGACGTAAATATCGTCTGGTGTCACGCTGCCGCTCTTAATGGCTTTTGGTAAACGAGCCCACAACCACTGGATTAAAGAGACAACATGCTAGTCTGACATCAAAGACATCACAGCCTTAATCTCCACGCATGGCTTCGGTTCGTCCGTGCAGCCATCCCGTCTGCAGCCTCCAGAAGACAAAGGTGAAGCTGCAGGGGATGGAGGCCACGCCGGGGGGGTTGTTAGGAGGACCAGGGGGGGCCCTTAAGGAGCGGGAGGCGTGTCGTTCCGAGGCGAAGGGGCCGTTTGAAGGAGATTCTGATAGCGATCAAGCAGCTGTTTCCCCTCAGGCTGATGTGAGATGGAGGCCAGACCGAATCGATGCTTCACGCAAGGCTAGCTGAGCTAACGGCTAGCAACGTGCTTTATCCAAGCGCATGCCTTCTATTCTTAACCAATCAGATGCCAGAGTTGGCTTTTGTCCTTCCTGGTTTGGAACATTCAGGCTTCAAACACACTCATGTGTCTCAATTAAACCATAAATGTTATCAACATTGAAGTCTTTCGCCATCTGGGGGCCTGAAACCGCCACAAAAGTCCTTAAATTGCTTTCACGCGCACTTTAAGATCAAATCTGTGGAACCCATGAGAAGCACGAGGCCCGTTGCGTGGGTAATAATATTACACAGTTCTTCATTCAGTTCTGTCCTGTCCCTGAACGCCTCGCCGTGTGAAGCTCAGTCACGCCGCCAACAAAGGAGCGGAGGAAAAGAGGCAAACGTGTGGAACGCCGCCTTCCCTCCTCCCCTTCGTGCCGAACCCGATCCCAACGCGATTCATCTTTACTGCATGATTCCAGTTTCCTTTACACAGATGTCCTTATCGTCATGGCGCCAACAGATGTCCTTTCATCTCCTTATTGGGCTCGGACTTCCGGCGGATTACATCAGGTCAGCGCTCAGCATTTTAGCTGCGTCGCTAATCTGCTTAGCTCGGTTTACTCCGTTTCACACACACGAGCCCATTTTCATCCCTCTTTCCGTTTTCATTTCCTCCCTCTCACCTTTCGGACCCGTTGCAGATCGTCTTCGTCcccatctgtctctgtctcggtGTCTCCGCTCCATCGAACACAAACCCTGCCAGAACGCCACGCGCCTCTCCGCAGCAGCTTTGAgatcggcgccattttcatcaAGCCTCCCTGCACAGTGTCGCCTTTGTGCAGCACAAATCCGGCGTATTTACGTTATCTACCCGCTCCGGTTACGCCGTCGGACGCCGCCTGCACGTGTTTCACGGCTCCTCGGGAAGCCGTGCGACGCGGCCTGGAGCTCGCGCGACGTCTGCCTCGCCTGCCTTCGCCGCCGCGGCCGACAACCATTTGTTTTGTCCTCTTTAAATGCATTCAGCTGCTGAGGAACGTCCTCGTAAGCGTTTTACGGTCTGAAAGAGCCGTTTGAGGCCGCGCGGAATGGGCAGCGCTGGGCCAGGCGGCAGGTCGAGGCCGTGCCAGCGGGCGCTGGAACGGCCTCGTGGGTACGGGGGTTTGGCTCCACGGCCTGACGGGGGCGGGGCATCACCAAACCTCCACAGTGTTCTCTTTATTTCGCAGCTCACCAATTGGCTGCAGTTTCCAGACCGGAGCGGTTGCGGCGTTTGAATTAATGCTGAAGTTTAGGGCTTTTAATTACTCGTCTGAACTGAAGGCGGCGGCGGGACGCAGCTGGAAGTGAAGTCAGCGCTCCCGAGCcggagtgttggggggggggggtagagatcTAACAAGCAGCGTCAGGCGAGGACGCCATTGTGCCGTTACGGAAGCCGAGCAATAAGAAATAACGCCATGTGGGATTAACCGTTAGTTAATAATCCCGTCAGAGACCGGCTGCTGGCTAACGGCGTGCACGTGTAGCGTCCATTCCTTAAGCACGCCGTTAGCCTCTAACGCACTCTAGTTTCACATAAATAGTTTATTAGTATCAGCAACACGTCATTCTCCATTCTCCAGATAACAAACCAGAAGTAGGAACGGAGCCGTAGAAGAGGAGGTTATAAAAACGAGAggatatacgtgtgtgtgtgtgtgtgtgtgtgtgtgtgtgcttgaagTACAAAAACCTAATCCCAGGATTCCACTCGGTTTATAATCCAAGTTGCTGAGTGGTTtctcctctggaggaggaggagtccttCGCTGTCCCAGAATCcacctcacctcctccagcattttcatcatcatcatcgtttctTCTTCTCAGACGTCCAGAGGTTCACGTCCTCCCACGGGTCACTGGTGAAAACGCTCTCCTGATGGAGGAGACTGGGGTCGGAGGTCGCAGCTGCTAATCCTTCCCCTCTGGTTCTTGTCCTCCGTtcctccgtccgtccgtctctgCTCACCTGATGCCTTTtgggagagaagaggagcgaAGACGAAGATGAGGAAACTCATCCGTCTCCTTTTAAAGCGTGGATGAAAGTCAAACGGATGGACCGGAAGACATCGACCGGAGAGAAGTCCATCTGTCAGAcccacagtggggggggggggggggggtgtcagcaGGGAGTCACGTGACGGCTGCAGCTGTCGACCCCGTGACCTTTTGATTACGGTATTTTAACTACAGTGTACGATATAAAACGAAACCACAGTGGCGTCAATGGATTTTAcgttgcacgcacacacacacacagacacacacacacacacacccacacccacacacacgctcacacacacacacacacacacacacacacacacacgatttaCGACTCGATAATTGTTGAAACGAggaaaagcatttttattaatCTGACTGTCGCTacctgtagtgtgtgtgtttgtgtgtgtgtgtgtgtgcgtgtgtgtgtgtgtaaatgctgcCCTGAGGGACAAGTAAGTTTAGCAACGAGGAGAATCACAGATGCCTTAGATCTTATCGGTGATCGgtggtggacccccccccccccccacacacacacacacacacacctggatgcTCACCCTCGTCTGCGTTCGGGTTTGGGCTGACGTGGTGTCTGTTGCTGCACACGCACTCCAGGTGATCCTCCAGCTTCACCTGCACCTCCTTCAGTTTGGGACGCCTCCTCACATACTCCACCTTTGCCACCTGGAGGAGGGGGAGCAAGCCGTGAGGAGCCACAGCGGGCAAGCGCTAGCTTCAAACGTCCACATCGCTTTATTCAAACAAACAGAGGATCTCCATGGCGTCGACGTGGATCACCAACaacaggagtaaaaaaaaaaaaagcagcgatGAATCCTTTCTGGTTTGTCCATGTGCAGAACACGCTCTGCACGCAGAAGGTGGCCAACCGGGACGAGACCCCAGGTTGGGCCCACTCCTCCTTAAATCCAGACCGTGTCGGTGTCTGCGTTTTCCGCGGCTTACCTTGACCGTGCGGTGGCGTTTGCGGGCGGCGTGGCACCTCATGTTGCCGGTGTTGCAGCAGCCGGTGCAGCGCGTCACCTCCACGCAGGGCGGCCAGATGATGAAGTTGGCGGAGGCGGGGTCCACCTGGTACCTGGGGATCTCGTAAATCGCCATCCGTACCTTACAGCCCGCCGGCGTGGCCTCGTCCACCACTGCATGGGCAACAAGAGGCCAAAGGTTACAGACACTTTGCAGGAAAGACCACATATGGTGTTGGAGGACTCGAAAGCAAGGACACGTCTCCCACGTGCGGTTTGTGTGTCTCACCGGTGCTCCGCCTGTGTctggtgcgtgcgtgcgcccTCTTCAGGTCCGGGACACCGTGAGAGACGTCCTTGTGGTCGCCGCGTTTGGCGTCTTCGATCACCTCGTTCTCTGAGCGAAGACAAAACCAAAGACTCGCATTCAGACGTCACCACAGCAGACGTTCCCAGGTTCccgtcaaacacacacagacgggtCGCGAGTGCTGCAGCTAAATATTATGTCTATATTCTCACTGGGCCCGGTTGAGATAAGGACAGGACCCGATACCAGCGAAATGAGTCGGAACATTGGAGCTGAGAAATGTAGTCGGATATTAAACCCGAGGAACCTTTAATGAATTTAGGAGTTTCCACTGAGGCAAAGATACAGCTGGAATTTTGACCTGAATTTGGAGCGGAAAGCTTGAATTGAGTTTTTCTCAACCTAAAATCTGTGGGTGCGAAACAAATGTTTCCACGAACAGAAGAAGACGTCATCCGGCACAGGGACCCAGTTAAACGCTGTGATATGCATGccagaccagcaggtggcgatgCCACGTCCAGACAGCGTGTGTTCTCGTGTTCTGTTCAAGCTTGGCTGTCAGGCATCTTCAAAAGACGGATTCTCTGGAACCCATTTTTCAAAAGCTGTCTGTTGATATAGCAACAAACGGCCAAACCGCTACTGATGCTCAACGTCCAtttaatcagtgtgtgtgtgtgtgcgcgtgtgtgtgtgcgtgtgtgtgcgtgtgcgtgtgtgtttgcatcagtGTAAgtagaaagggcaaaaaagaaCTCAGAATTTAGTCCAAACGACGTTCTGGGTAGGACAGTTTTAATTTGATTCTGCATACCCAACGCCACGCTTGatcccgcgtgtgtgtgtgtgcgtgtgtgtgtgcagtcacacacacacgcacacacacacacgacacaatgCGTCTCCCAAGCACAATAAAGTGCACGTCCAGCGTGGGTCTCCGTCTCTCGCCCTGACATGAAGGAATTTGAGCATGAATGAAACACGCCCTGCTCTCAGCCCGAGAACGGGCAGCGTGACAACAGCATAATGAGGAGAGCCACTCGACCCCCGCCGGGCCGGGGGGGGCCGTCACACTCCGCATTTGCATCTCAATGATGCGAGGATTAATAGCGGCAGAAATGGAATCCATTTCTCACCGGCAGCAAGAGGCTCGGAGCAGAAAGGAGGTCGCAGGATTCCGTCTCCGGGCGCGAATCCAGTTCAACCGCTTTGAATTCACCTTCAGCCGGTTGTGATTTATCACCCGAGCAACGAGCGCCGGTTCGTTTTTGAAGGTGAATATTGTTGCTTGAGCTGCAGCCAGTTTGATGCTGCGGTTTAAAAAGCACCAAAAAAACTCCCCAGCGGCATTTTGGATTCAACTTTCTGTGCTCAAGCCAAGACGGCGCTCCGCCCGACCGTGTGCCATTTGGGTTCTTAAGAGATAAACCGGTGAAATTCCCCTTTATGCACAGACGATCTTTGTGAATCTGCACCTCATTCCTAAACAGTCTGAGGCCGATCGGCACCAagtcaggtcagaggtcacctgtggatgatttatgtacgaaggactttcaacggaaacaagaccgaccgcaagggcttttttgaaatgctcctcttagacaggatgattgacgttatttgtactgtaatacatgctactgtgtgactgtacttgtactctaacattctatctaataaatatattcatcatcatcatcaccggaCACACAGGGAGCGACCGGCGCACGGACGGACGGTGTTTCCGGTGATTTAGGACCAATGAGGATCTCTTCGGATCAAACATCTGAAGAGATCCTCACATTCTGGCTAAAAGGATCCCGAGCGCAGTTCGGAGGAGTTCGTTGGATTATAAAGAAGCGCTTTACCCACGGAGTCTATCCCGAGCAGCCGCTGGAGGTCGCTGATGCTGCGGATCTCGCTGCGGGAGAGGCGCGCCAAGAGCTCCCGGGGAAGAGGGGACTCCTGCGGGAGGAAAGTCAGTCCATTATCCGCTTCATAGAGCTGGATGAAAACACGCAGCCAGAACCAACCCACggtgtttatttaaaaagcacAACGCGCGTACCCAATCCGCCCCGAAAGAGAGGGTGCTTGTGCGTAATTACGCGTTAAACCTAATGCATGCGCGAGTTTACCTCCGCAGCGGCGCGTAACAGGCAGAGGCAGCCGGCGAGGAGGTGGAAAAGCGCAGCTCTCATCTCCTCTCAGGACGCGGCGACGAGCCCGGAAGCATCCCGCAGGAGCCGCGGCCGCGATGGAACAGGCTGATGGTTCAACTCCCAAAGGAAAGGCGGCTGGAGTCCGCAGAGGAGCGACTCAGGAGCGGCGCTCCGACTCTCGGGACCGCCGGTCCGCTAAACTTTGTAGCCCACTCGCGGTGGAGCTGCAGACTTCGCGCAGGTGTCCGGTGGAAACAAACCCACGAGTGTCCGTCATCTTCGTCTTCAGCGTGGCGCGTTCGGAACCGCGCGCGCGTGCGTCTTGCAGCGAACGCGcatctttaaatgtgttttagctCCGGAACAAACCGATTCTGAGCAGAACGCGAGGAGTTGAaggggaatcgaacccaaacCGAGCCCGGGAGGAGAGGACGTTCGGTCCGCGGCGCGGCTGCGCTGTGATCTCTGAAGTCGAGATGCCTTCGGTCACACGGATATAGCCGTGCGCGCCCCCGTGGCGCGGAGCTGCGAGCGCGCTTTGCTGAAGCGTTGCGGGAGCGTCAGGTGGAGTTCGGATTGTTGTCTGTTTTATCCCTGCGTTCTGTAATGAAGCCAATAAAAGGAGTTTTCAttagagggaggggggggggggggtaagagcaacaacaacaacaacaacagccactAAAAAGAGCGTTTACGAGACGGAGCAGCCGTAAAAGGGATAAAAACTTTTACGAGTAGGGTGGGGGTGAAGGGCAATCCCtgaatttacccccccccccaaaaaaagcgtGGTGTAAATAAAACCCTGCTGCCCTTCTCTCTTCAATCCGGCCCCAACATTAATGATCAAACCCGGAGTCGATCGGGACACCTGCCGGGGTTTATTGAGCAAGGCATGAATGTTTGGTTCTCATCCCACCGGAGACTTTCACTGGATTACCGTCTCCAACACGCCGGTGTGTACctccccgcccccgcccccgccccgccccgcccagtCACAAGCCGCAAGCCTGAGAGAGAGTTCTTTATTTAGGTCTGTTTGGGTAAACGCCGCCGTCCAACCGGTCGCCATGAAGACGGAGCCGGTTTAACGGGAGGGGGTGCACAGCAagacaagaccccccccccccgaatgctGATTAGAAACACCTGCAGGGGCGTGACGTCATACCTGCCATCAGGAAAGTGAATAGGATCCAAAAACTTCAATGTGATTGGACGACACCGATTGGGCCCTCCCCACAAAGCTTCCAGAGGGGCCAACCGGTCGCCATGAAGCTGCACATGAGCTCCGTCGTCATGGCGACAGTAAAAAACGTTGGATTGGGATCGGCAGCTGTTTGGGATCCGAGCGAGAGGTGGAACGTTTGATTCAGACGTCCGTCCCCGACTGTTCGCCGCCTCACTCGGGAGACTTTCACCTCTGCGGAAACAATCGAGTTAATTCAGTTTTCCATTGATGAATCATCGGAAGCGTTGGTGAAgccattagcccccccccccccacacacacacaggagtacACTGCAAAAGCACAGATGACCTCAGGATGACCTTTGAACAGGAGGAATAAAACGTGATCGCAGCGCTTCGAGGGAATGTCGTTTCTCTAAGTTAGATCCCGCTAACAGACAAACGTCGTCAGAAAGAGaaccttggcggaggtaataatgccgtgctggggggggggcggggggggggcaatctcCTCTCATCCTCACTGTTGCTCCATTTGAAAAGATTAAGAGGCCAATTAGTAAAGCTCTCTGTTTCCACGCTGGGAACCGGGGAGCGAGGAAATCCCCGTCTCCTCTTCCAAAGGAAGGATTTCTCCGTTATTGTCGCCGGGTCGGGGGAGAAGGATGCGGGGCGGATCCGGAGGGCTGCTGATGTGGTCATCTTGGCGTGGAAACAATGCTGCGCTGTCTAAAGAGGGGTAACGGAGGAGGAACACATGTGATGCAACgactccctcacacacacacacacgcacacacacacgcgcagagGTGACATCATGCCGTCACCTCTGCCGTCCAATGGTCGGGTTTGAGAGTCTCACAACGGAAACTCGTGCCTTTTATCTCGCGTTCTTCTCAGCCGAGTCCTGAGATCGTCTCCGACAGCGGAACACGAGGAACTTCGTTCTCCCCGTCCCAGACGGATCGAAGACCAGGAGCGCGCAGTTTATGCCGTGATCAAAACGAGATCTACGGTTACCCATGACGACCAGGCACTCTTAAAAACGCGGAGGTTAATTACGAACCTACGAACCTGGAGGTGAATGCAAAGCCCACGTTTTATTCAGGATCATATTACATGCCAAGATACGCTTCGGGAATAATTCTAAATAAACGAAACAAACATTCTAAACCTGCGTCTTCGTTCTTAAATTCAGTCGTAACTCGTCCTGTTTTACTATATGCAGCGGAAGGAAGTTCAAATACTGTATTACGGAGGAAGAACGCTACAACTCTGGGTTCCCGGACGCGTACAGCCGGCgtgcttcatcctcctcctcctcagttgtGCTACTTTCATCCTGATCTGGTCCATTCCACTTCCTGCTTGAGTTTCGGCTCTCCTTCACCGACGTCTCTGCGATGACCCTCGAGGGTTAAACGGAAACGATAAAGTCCCGCCGCGCTACTTCCGCCgaggtcacatgatcagacGTTTCACGGCGCCGCTCCTTCTGCTCTCGCGTCTGAagtctctctccctccgttGTCCAGAAGCCGCTCCGCCAGACTCCGCAGGCTGTCCCTTTTCTTGTACAGGTGCATCTGGGTGTCCCACAGCATGTCCACCAGGACCGCGTCGCTCACCTCATCCAGCATCACCTCCTGGGACAGCTGGGGGCTCAGCCTGCACACGAGACAGGAACACGCCAGGTCAACGCGGCTCAGTTTGGCTAGCTCGTGACGCGGCATGGAGACGTCGGACCCACCTGTAATAGACGGCGTCGATCATCTCGCACCAGGCCCGGGCTCGGTCCACCGCGCACCCGTCAGAGTCCGTGCACTGTCCAGTCAGAAACACGTCTGAGACGCCGCTTAAAGCGACAGGAAGTGGACGGCGAGGCCGGCGCCGGCGTACTCACGCAGTCCACCAGCATCTTGCCCAGTTCTTTGGCGCCTACGAAGCTCTTGGCGAGCTCCAGAGGGTTGGAGGGTCGGAAGACGTCGACGGAGCTCACCACCACCTGAGGAGGCTTACCTGGACGCGCAGACACACGCGTTAGCTTAGCGTGGAACACCAGCGATACGGCgactgtgcacccccccccccctcatcctacCTGTACCGAGGGAGACGACGACGCCCAGCTTCTTGGTTTCCTCCCCGCGACCCTGTGAGGGAGACGAGGGTCAAAGTGGgacgatgaggggggggggggggctttatgaACGATCTTGTCTGAACGCTACCAGGCTACCTCTACTTTTAAGGATCTGTTGCACTGATGGATTTCAGACATGGCATCGAGCGTCGGATTATTGGACAGCAGCCCTCCGTCCAGGAAGCGTCCCATTGGTCGAAAGTAGGACGGGGCGGCGCCGCTGGAGCGGGCAGCTCGCCACACGAGTTGCTCTGGCGTAAAAACGCAAAACAAcgattttaaaacaaaatactttttttgcacaaacagatttttattttgcgtCACATTCACAGGAAAGGTTTGCCCCGTCGTGCCCGAGAGGTAAGAACGAAGCTAACCTAGCTTAGCGTAAAGACTAGCAATGAATGGAAACCGCTAGCCTTTCAgctagctcacacaaacacaccttcatCCGTCACCTTCCTACGCTTTCTGGGACGCTCCTCTGTGCATCCTACTACCAACACATCCTCATCCTCCCATCCTGGAACAACAGCATGGCTGGCACTCAGACAACAcggcaggggggggcggggggggggctcatcc includes the following:
- the LOC137906799 gene encoding platelet-derived growth factor subunit A-like; this translates as MRAALFHLLAGCLCLLRAAAEESPLPRELLARLSRSEIRSISDLQRLLGIDSVENEVIEDAKRGDHKDVSHGVPDLKRAHARTRHRRSTVVDEATPAGCKVRMAIYEIPRYQVDPASANFIIWPPCVEVTRCTGCCNTGNMRCHAARKRHRTVKVAKVEYVRRRPKLKEVQVKLEDHLECVCSNRHHVSPNPNADEGRGAKPPYPRGRSSARWHGLDLPPGPALPIPRGLKRLFQTRERFCRANNAIPKSRGSNGREARNAVSLPPEPRED